In Manduca sexta isolate Smith_Timp_Sample1 chromosome 23, JHU_Msex_v1.0, whole genome shotgun sequence, one DNA window encodes the following:
- the LOC115443693 gene encoding aspartate aminotransferase, mitochondrial has protein sequence MAQALKKLTTQVLKNNNVETIIGCSALRASSTWWSNVQMGPPDVILGITEAYKRDTDAKKVNLGVGAYRDDEGKPFVLPSVRKAEEILHKKALNHEYAPIGGEAAYTDAVAKLAFGEDSPVIKNKSNCTVQTLSGTGALRLGLEFITKHYGKTKEIWMPTPTWGNHPQICNMLNLPHKKYRYFDPKTNGFDLQGALEDISKIPEGSIILLHACAHNPTGVDPKPSDWEQLSKVIKDRKIFPFFDMAYQGFATGNVDNDAFAVRLFVKEGHQVMLAQSFAKNMGLYGERAGALTFLCGDAESAAKVMSQVKIMVRTMYSNPPLYGSRLVQEILTDAGLRKQWLADVKQMADRIISMRNQLRAGIEGAGNPHPWQHITDQIGMFCYTGLKPEQVERLTKEFHIYLTKDGRISVAGISSKNVNYIAEAIHKVTS, from the exons ATGGCTCAAGCACTGAAGAAATTGACCACACAAGTTCTCAAAAACAACAATGTGGAGACAATAATCGGCTGTTCAGCGCTCAGGGCTAGCAG CACATGGTGGAGCAATGTACAGATGGGACCACCTGATGTCATTCTTGGCATTACTGAGGCATACAAGAGAGACACAGACGCCAAGAAGGTCAATCTTGGTGTAGGTGCCTATAGAGATGATGAAGGAAAACCATTTGTACTGCCTTCTGTCAGAAAG GCTGAAGAAATCCTTCACAAGAAAGCCCTGAACCATGAATACGCCCCGATCGGTGGTGAAGCTGCATACACCGATGCCGTGGCTAAACTAGCCTTTGGCGAAGACAGCCCCGTCATCAAGAACAAAAGCAACTGCACTGTACAG ACACTGTCTGGCACTGGCGCGTTACGTCTCGGCTTGGAGTTTATCACCAAGCACTACGGCAAAACCAAGGAGATATGGATGCCGACCCCCACGTGGGGCAACCACCCACAGATCTGCAACATGCTGAACCTGCCACACAAGAAGTACCGCTACTTCGACcccaagaccaacggctttgaTCTCCAGGGCGCGCTTGAAGATATCTCG AAAATTCCCGAAGGCTCGATAATTTTACTGCACGCGTGTGCCCACAATCCCACTGGTGTGGACCCCAAGCCCAGTGACTGGGAACAGCTGTCTAAG GTAATCAAGGACAGGAAAATCTTCCCGTTCTTCGACATGGCGTACCAGGGTTTCGCGACCGGCAATGTCGACAATGACGCATTCGCTGTTCGTCTTTTCGTCAAAGAGGGCCACCAGGTCATGCTTGCCCAGAGCTTCGCCAAGAACATGG gttTGTACGGCGAGCGTGCTGGTGCCCTGACATTCTTGTGCGGCGACGCGGAGTCGGCCGCTAAAGTGATGTCGCAAGTCAAAATCATGGTACGGACCATGTACTCCAACCCCCCGCTGTACGGCTCCAGGCTGGTCCAGGAGATCCTCACCGACGCTGGACTTAGGAAGCAATG GTTGGCGGACGTGAAGCAGATGGCGGACCGCATCATCTCCATGCGCAACCAGCTGCGCGCCGGCATCGAGGGCGCCGGCAACCCGCACCCCTGGCAACACATCACCGACCAGATCGGCATGTTCTGCTACACCGGACTCAAGCCTGAACAG GTGGAGCGTCTCACCAAGGAGTTCCACATTTACTTGACGAAGGACGGTCGCATCTCCGTCGCCGGCATCTCTTCCAAGAACGTCAACTACATCGCCGAAGCCATCCATAAGGTCACTTCATAA